GCTGTAGACATTCTCTTAAGAAATCCGTGAACTCTTAATCTTTTCTTTCTTTTCGGTTGCCAAGTTCTCTTGCTCATCGCTCCACCTTATCTATATTAACATTTAACTTTAATTACGAAGGATAACATTTACACATGGGTTTTAAAAAGGTCAATGGCCCTTTGCAAAAAATAAGCAAACTTTCGACTTTTTTTGGCCCTGCGAAAAAAATATTAAGATTTGTTTGGAAATCCCATTGGGCCATGCTAAAAATTTGCACCCACACAAGCAGAAGCATTAAACTACACACAACGGAGATAGAAAAAG
The sequence above is a segment of the Halobacteriovorax sp. JY17 genome. Coding sequences within it:
- the rpmH gene encoding 50S ribosomal protein L34, with product MSKRTWQPKRKKRLRVHGFLKRMSTAGGKNIINARRAKGRKQLTVTTGSK